One part of the Rhizobium rhizogenes genome encodes these proteins:
- a CDS encoding RNA polymerase sigma factor → MTNEMPTVPQRLVEFLPNLRRFAISLCHSRELADDLVQAACERAIVAADSFVPDTRFDAWMFRILRNLWIDHLRRARTAGPQEEIEKAYDVSVPSGEAAAHARMELMEVATALQKLPEEQREVLVLVCIEELSYRDTADVLAIPIGTVMSRLARARKHLAELTGISLGEKRSSDTKGGVA, encoded by the coding sequence ATGACGAATGAAATGCCCACAGTGCCGCAGAGGCTGGTCGAGTTCCTGCCCAATCTGCGTCGATTTGCGATTTCGCTCTGCCATTCACGCGAATTGGCCGATGATCTCGTGCAGGCCGCTTGCGAGCGGGCAATCGTTGCTGCCGACAGTTTTGTGCCCGATACCCGTTTCGATGCCTGGATGTTTCGTATCCTGCGCAATCTCTGGATCGATCATCTTCGCCGCGCCCGGACCGCTGGTCCGCAGGAAGAGATCGAGAAGGCCTATGATGTATCGGTGCCTTCGGGAGAGGCGGCGGCGCATGCCCGCATGGAGCTGATGGAGGTGGCAACGGCCTTGCAGAAACTGCCGGAAGAACAGCGCGAAGTGCTGGTTCTCGTCTGTATCGAGGAGCTGAGTTACCGCGATACGGCCGATGTTCTCGCCATTCCCATCGGCACGGTCATGAGCCGGCTGGCGCGGGCGCGCAAACATCTGGCGGAACTGACAGGAATAAGTCTCGGGGAGAAACGTTCGTCCGATACGAAAGGCGGCGTGGCATGA